A window from Leptospira meyeri encodes these proteins:
- a CDS encoding DUF962 domain-containing protein: MRFAKEMAFYSAYHQEKRNVWIHVLGVPTITFTLFVVLSRFTLFEYNGFHVSASLVFTLAVLGYYYTLDVLFAFVATLIFGGLYVTSEWITLQLPANTAWTIFGLGQVIGWGAQFYGHFVFEKSRPALFDNLFQALVSAPLFVVADVFFELGYRLDLKNAVDAELKQKGVWKDFSHKPA; the protein is encoded by the coding sequence TTGAGATTTGCAAAAGAAATGGCGTTTTATTCTGCTTACCATCAGGAAAAACGCAACGTATGGATCCATGTGCTTGGTGTTCCCACAATCACCTTCACTTTGTTTGTTGTGTTAAGCCGTTTTACTCTTTTTGAATACAACGGTTTTCACGTGTCGGCATCCCTAGTGTTTACGTTGGCTGTGCTTGGTTACTACTATACTTTGGATGTATTATTTGCTTTTGTTGCTACTCTGATTTTTGGAGGATTGTACGTAACTTCCGAATGGATTACTTTGCAACTGCCTGCAAATACAGCATGGACAATTTTTGGCCTTGGTCAAGTGATCGGTTGGGGAGCTCAGTTTTATGGACACTTTGTGTTTGAAAAGAGCCGGCCTGCACTTTTTGATAATTTGTTCCAAGCTTTGGTATCGGCGCCTCTCTTTGTTGTTGCGGATGTGTTTTTTGAGCTTGGATACCGATTGGATTTAAAAAATGCAGTGGATGCTGAATTAAAACAAAAAGGTGTTTGGAAAGACTTTTCTCATAAACCTGCTTAG